The sequence ACAGGGGAAGCAATGTGGCTGTACTCACGGTAGAAGAGGTATTCGGTGTAGCTGCTCCATGCCCTGTCGTCAATTGCCTGGCCGCACACAGAGCCGGTGAGGGACGAGTTGCTGCCCAGCAGAGTGAAGCCCGCTTCGGCCAGGGTGTCGAAGGCTCTCTCGAGCTGCCGGTAGCGGAGGTAGAAGCGGGACGTGTACCTGTCCGGGGTGCGGTCCGGGTCCCTGCTCTCGTTCACGTTGTCGGCGAAGACTTCCTTGAGGAGGCCGATGCGCCCACACGCCAGGATCCGCGGCACCCGGCGGAAGAGCCGGGCGTCCCCTTGCATGCTGTCCCGCCCCAGGACGCACGACCCCCGGTAGCCCAGGGTGATGAAGCCGGCCCTGCGCTCGGCTGGCTGGCCGCCGGCCCGCGGCAGGTCGCTGCCCTGGGACAGCTCGTCCAGGTCGCTGTGCGAGGGGTCGTCGAGGCAGGGGCTCTGCCCCTCTTCCGGGCTCAACATGCGCACCAGCTCGGGCAGCTGGAAGTACTCGGCCTCCCGCCGCAACCGCAGCTTCTCCGGGAAGAGTTCGGGCAGCACCACCGCCCGGTCCCGCAGGTAATCCAGGATGTAACGGAACAAGAAGCCGTCGCGGTCGATGAAGAAGCGCCCGCGGTTGTCCCGGGCCAGCTCCGGGCCGCCAGAGTTCCTCTTGTGGCCGAACATCCTGGCCAGCGCCGAGTTGGGCTGGCTGGTGAGGGTGGCGAGCCGGGTGAAGTACACCTGGCCGCCCACATTCAGCTCCACCACTTCGGCCCCGGCCGTGCCCCCGCCGCTGTCCCGGGCTGGCAGCGGAGCCGCCCTGCAGTTCGCATTCAATGCCATCGCCCGCCCCCCGGCCTAGGCACAACTTCTGTGCGGCTCTGGAGCCCGGGGCGCAAAGctcagcctcccctcccctcccctggcccGCCCTGGCTCACTGCACTGCCCGGGCACCGGCTGGAGGCGAGCCCCGGCTTCCCTCCTCcagtcctctcctcctcctcctcccgcggcttgcaaagggggatggagcggCCCAGACCCCCCTCCACTCCCCGGTTTGGGGAGGGGGCTCTCCTGTGGTCCGctggagggagagacacagacacagagagagggggggcgctggCCAAGTTGGCGGAGCGAGTGCCACTTGCTGAGCCGGACTGTTGCTTCTTTCTCCCGGGCTCGCTGTTCCTGCCGGTGGCTCGCTGCTCCGAGCTGCCAGTGTCACATCTCCGAGAGAGAGGGGGCTCTTACATCATCTCCCCCACATCACACACCGCCTCCTGTCGACATTGACTTCTCCAACTTGGAGACTCGGGATGATTCAGCTTCACACGCGAAATCAAGAAAGCTTCCCTTCCCCGTTTAgcggctctctctctctggattctGCCTCTCGCCAATAGTCAGCGGCGCTCTGCCCAGCTCCAGACTCCGCCACTTTCACAGACTCCGCCTGCACaggcttttttttctctttctctccccccccccccccctactcctcatgtctccatcttccctcggaaaATCTGCGAGACGGGAAATAATTGTCCCGAGGGTCAATCACAGACACAAAGTTGTCATTGAACATTAAGTCACTAGGAAAGCGAGTGTATTGTATCCCCACGGTGAAGCACTGCAgctccagtctctcgctctctcattttgTTATTGCATCGTGTTCCAGTGCCCTGGGGTTGCAAGGGATCGCATCTATTGAGATATTTTAGGATTGTGGAATAAATAATGAGATAAAGCTGCAACTGTGCAGGTAAGATGACCCAGCAATCCATAAAGTCGCGCAGCCAAATCAGAAGCGGCGGTGGATGCCAGCAATTCGGAGAGACAGAAATTTACACAAGTAGGGAGATCATAGTTTTCGGGGAGAGTCGGTGGTAAGGTATGAAGTAAAAGTTTAGACCATGGGTGACCTATGTGGTCACACTAACCAATATTAGCATCAATAAACTCGAATGTCGTTGATAGTGATAATAAATAAAGCTACGGTGAATTGTTACTGCAATGCCAGTAGGGTGCAATGGGTTCCGAAAATCCTTCAAACAGCGCACTCAC is a genomic window of Pristiophorus japonicus isolate sPriJap1 chromosome 4, sPriJap1.hap1, whole genome shotgun sequence containing:
- the LOC139262068 gene encoding BTB/POZ domain-containing protein KCTD16-like produces the protein MALNANCRAAPLPARDSGGGTAGAEVVELNVGGQVYFTRLATLTSQPNSALARMFGHKRNSGGPELARDNRGRFFIDRDGFLFRYILDYLRDRAVVLPELFPEKLRLRREAEYFQLPELVRMLSPEEGQSPCLDDPSHSDLDELSQGSDLPRAGGQPAERRAGFITLGYRGSCVLGRDSMQGDARLFRRVPRILACGRIGLLKEVFADNVNESRDPDRTPDRYTSRFYLRYRQLERAFDTLAEAGFTLLGSNSSLTGSVCGQAIDDRAWSSYTEYLFYRGSSRWPSPQCECGCRNDKSEKDGESVTSCNELSTSSCDSQSEASSPQETVICGPVTRQPNIQTLDRPGKKGPVQQVQQSEFRRKSDLLRTLTSGSRESNTCKKKVKEKLTIEEELEKCIQDFLKIKIPDRFPERKYPWQLELLRKYHL